A DNA window from Pleurodeles waltl isolate 20211129_DDA chromosome 12, aPleWal1.hap1.20221129, whole genome shotgun sequence contains the following coding sequences:
- the ZNHIT1 gene encoding zinc finger HIT domain-containing protein 1 isoform X2 — MGDRKSSARSQDPAQRRVLDSATRQRRINRQLEALEKDNFQDDPHANLPQMKRLPQFDDDPETGKKKKKTRGDHFKLRFRKNFHALLEEQNLSGTEGPNYLTACAPPSKFPQRHFCAVCGFPSTYTCVSCGARYCCVKCLGTHQETRCLKWTV, encoded by the exons ATGGGGGACCGGAAGAGCTCCG CACGGTCTCAGGACCCGGCTCAGCGGCGGGTCCTTGACTCTGCTACCCGTCAGCGGCGCATCAACCGCCAACTCGAGGCATTGGAGAAAGACAACTTCCAAGATGACCCCCATGCCAACCTGCCACAGATGAAGCGCCTGCCACAATTTGATGATGACCCTGAGACAG gaaaaaagaagaagaaaaccagAGGTGACCATTTCAAGTTGAGGTTCCGGAAGAATTTTCATGCACTTCTTGAGGAGCAG AATCTGAGTGGAACCGAGGGACCCAACTACCTGACAGCCTGTGCACCGCCATCCAAGTTCCCACAGCGTCATTTCTGTGCAGTCTGCGGCTTTCCCTCCACCTACACCTGTGTGTCCTGTGGAGCTCGATATTGCTGTGTCAAGTGCTTGGGAACACATCAGGAAACCAG GTGTTTGAAGTGGACTGTATAG
- the ZNHIT1 gene encoding zinc finger HIT domain-containing protein 1 isoform X1, which produces MGDRKSSARSQDPAQRRVLDSATRQRRINRQLEALEKDNFQDDPHANLPQMKRLPQFDDDPETVQLSGKKKKKTRGDHFKLRFRKNFHALLEEQNLSGTEGPNYLTACAPPSKFPQRHFCAVCGFPSTYTCVSCGARYCCVKCLGTHQETRCLKWTV; this is translated from the exons ATGGGGGACCGGAAGAGCTCCG CACGGTCTCAGGACCCGGCTCAGCGGCGGGTCCTTGACTCTGCTACCCGTCAGCGGCGCATCAACCGCCAACTCGAGGCATTGGAGAAAGACAACTTCCAAGATGACCCCCATGCCAACCTGCCACAGATGAAGCGCCTGCCACAATTTGATGATGACCCTGAGACAG TTCAACTTtcaggaaaaaagaagaagaaaaccagAGGTGACCATTTCAAGTTGAGGTTCCGGAAGAATTTTCATGCACTTCTTGAGGAGCAG AATCTGAGTGGAACCGAGGGACCCAACTACCTGACAGCCTGTGCACCGCCATCCAAGTTCCCACAGCGTCATTTCTGTGCAGTCTGCGGCTTTCCCTCCACCTACACCTGTGTGTCCTGTGGAGCTCGATATTGCTGTGTCAAGTGCTTGGGAACACATCAGGAAACCAG GTGTTTGAAGTGGACTGTATAG